In Microtus pennsylvanicus isolate mMicPen1 chromosome 17, mMicPen1.hap1, whole genome shotgun sequence, one genomic interval encodes:
- the Gal3st2 gene encoding galactose-3-O-sulfotransferase 2: MLSVLGGTQRSFHVALFFLVLVVLLMASFLNVDVEMFTPLLRIKAQDSSRDSPPVTNIMFLKTHKTASSTMLNILYRFSESHNLSVALPKDSMFHLGYPWLFVARYVEGMEQSGPQDHHFNVMCNHLRFNFPEVQKVMPNDTFYLSILRNPVSQLESSFIYYKRYSPAFRKVKTLDQFLADPWKYYNVSVGLKNAYARNNMWFDFGFDNNAQAEEGYVRRCLSEVERQFQLVLIADYFDESMVLLRRRLRWQLDDVVSFKLNLRSQRTISHLNPESQERAKRWCELDWQLYQHFNRTFWAQLYAEVSPRQLREELAQLRARRRELTTLCLQDPEPKNTTQIKDQNMLPYQSGDAEILGYNLRQGLDNATLHICQRMAMPELQYMAHLYALQFPDKPPKDIPLPKK; the protein is encoded by the exons ATGCTGTCCGTCCTGGGAGGCACACAGAG GTCCTTCCATGTGGCACTCTTCTTCCTGGTGCTGGTTGTGCTCCTGATGGCGAGCTTCCTGAATGTGGACGTCGAAATGTTTACGCC TCTGCTCAGGATCAAGGCCCAGGACTCCTCCAGGGACTCTCCGCCGGTCACCAACATCATGTTCCTCAAGACGCACAAGACAGCCAGCAGTACCATGCTCAACATTCTCTACCGCTTTTCGGAATCTCACAACCTGTCCGTGGCGCTGCCCAAGGACTCTATGTTCCACCTGGGTTACCCCTGGCTTTTCGTGGCACGCTACGTGgagggcatggagcagagtggccCACAGGATCATCACTTCAACGTCATGTGCAACCACTTACGGTTCAACTTTCCTGAG GTGCAGAAAGTCATGCCCAATGACACTTTCTACTTGTCCATCCTACGAAACCCAGTTTCCCAGCTGGAGTCTTCCTTCATCTACTATAAGAGATATTCGCCTGCCTTCCGGAAAGTCAAGACCTTGGACCAGTTCCTGGCAGATCCGTGGAAGTACTACAACGTCAGCGTGGGCCTGAAAAATGCCTATGCAAGAAACAACATGTGGTTTGACTTTGGCTTCGACAACAATGCTCAGGCTGAAGAGGGCTACGTTCGCAGGTGCCTCTCGGAGGTGGAGCGCCAGTTCCAGCTGGTGCTCATCGCGGACTACTTCGATGAGTCCATGGTGCTGCTGCGCAGGCGGCTGCGCTGGCAGCTGGATGACGTGGTGTCCTTCAAGCTGAACCTACGCAGTCAGCGTACGATCTCGCACTTGAATCCAGAGAGCCAGGAGCGTGCCAAGCGCTGGTGCGAGCTGGACTGGCAGCTCTACCAGCACTTCAACCGCACGTTTTGGGCTCAGCTGTACGCGGAGGTAAGCCCCCGCCAGCTCAGGGAAGAGCTGGCGCAGCTGCGGGCGAGGCGTCGCGAGCTCACCACCCTGTGTCTTCAGGACCCCGAGCCCAAGAACACGACGCAGATAAAAGATCAGAATATGCTCCCCTATCAGTCCGGAGATGCTGAAATTCTGGGCTACAATCTTAGGCAGGGTCTGGACAATGCTACACTGCACATCTGTCAGAGGATGGCGATGCCAGAGCTCCAATACATGGCCCACTTGTACGCGCTGCAGTTTCCCGACAAGCCTCCCAAGGACATACCATTGCCGAAAAAGTAG